A single genomic interval of Mycobacterium sp. DL592 harbors:
- the tuf gene encoding elongation factor Tu, with protein sequence MAKAKFERTKPHVNIGTIGHVDHGKTTLTAAITKVLHDKYPDLNESRAFDQIDNAPEERQRGITINISHVEYQTEKRHYAHVDAPGHADYIKNMITGAAQMDGAILVVAATDGPMPQTREHVLLARQVGVPYILVALNKADMVDDEELLELVELEVRELLAAQEFDEDAPVVRVSALKALEGDEKWVKSVEELMDAVDESIPDPVRDTDKPFLMPVEDVFTITGRGTVVTGRVERGVINVNEEVEIVGIRPGVTKTTVTGVEMFRKLLDQGQAGDNVGLLVRGVKREDVERGQVIVKPGTTTPHTEFEGSVYILSKDEGGRHTPFFNNYRPQFYFRTTDVTGVVTLPEGTEMVMPGDNTDISVKLIQPVAMDEGLRFAIREGGRTVGAGRVTKINK encoded by the coding sequence TGGCGAAGGCGAAGTTCGAGCGGACGAAGCCGCACGTCAACATCGGGACCATCGGTCACGTTGACCACGGCAAGACCACGCTGACCGCAGCGATCACCAAGGTTCTGCACGACAAGTACCCCGATTTGAACGAGTCGCGTGCATTCGACCAGATCGACAATGCGCCCGAAGAGCGTCAGCGCGGTATCACCATCAACATCTCCCACGTGGAGTACCAGACCGAGAAGCGTCACTACGCGCACGTCGACGCCCCCGGCCACGCTGACTACATCAAGAACATGATCACCGGTGCCGCCCAGATGGACGGCGCAATCCTGGTGGTCGCCGCCACCGACGGTCCGATGCCGCAGACCCGCGAGCACGTGCTGCTGGCCCGCCAGGTCGGCGTCCCCTACATCCTGGTGGCGCTGAACAAGGCCGACATGGTCGACGACGAGGAGCTCCTGGAGCTCGTCGAGCTGGAGGTCCGCGAACTGCTGGCCGCCCAGGAGTTCGACGAGGACGCCCCGGTGGTCCGCGTCTCGGCGCTCAAGGCTCTCGAGGGCGACGAGAAGTGGGTCAAGAGCGTCGAAGAGCTCATGGACGCCGTCGACGAGTCGATCCCGGACCCGGTCCGCGACACCGACAAGCCGTTCCTGATGCCCGTTGAGGACGTCTTCACCATCACCGGCCGCGGCACCGTGGTCACCGGTCGCGTCGAGCGTGGCGTGATCAACGTGAACGAAGAGGTCGAGATCGTCGGCATCCGCCCGGGTGTCACCAAGACCACGGTCACCGGCGTCGAGATGTTCCGCAAGCTGCTCGACCAGGGTCAGGCCGGCGACAACGTCGGTCTGCTGGTTCGTGGCGTCAAGCGCGAGGACGTCGAGCGCGGCCAGGTCATCGTGAAGCCCGGCACCACCACGCCGCACACCGAGTTCGAGGGCAGCGTCTACATCCTGTCCAAGGACGAGGGCGGCCGGCACACGCCGTTCTTCAACAACTACCGTCCGCAGTTCTACTTCCGCACCACGGACGTGACCGGCGTCGTGACCCTCCCCGAGGGCACCGAGATGGTGATGCCCGGTGACAACACCGACATCTCCGTCAAGCTGATCCAGCCTGTCGCCATGGACGAGGGCCTGCGCTTCGCGATCCGCGAAGGCGGCCGTACCGTCGGCGCCGGCCGGGTTACCAAGATCAACAAGTGA